In Mytilus trossulus isolate FHL-02 unplaced genomic scaffold, PNRI_Mtr1.1.1.hap1 h1tg000128l__unscaffolded, whole genome shotgun sequence, one DNA window encodes the following:
- the LOC134700198 gene encoding uncharacterized protein LOC134700198 isoform X2, with translation MEMKDIRSSKHGELNGGFASPKHDHARRSFDKYLASVDTDNANEQVLTQVTDLQKLIKDIKTKETTKTDNIEKQINEESMEIETIRQRLQSVTKSKEQPKTDDRLKFREKYIMFCATERKHMCELLGSAEKTCEILKECYNHCEKLHKSNRDSMVKDNLISQKPDPRESEDISQLQKQFSGETSKSLLQKLRDNSSPSNPLSTTYSDIKKQYAETDINGTTDLFFEKVLDICWTMVAYCPPMKFCYDKCIKNDFEQKIDLNEKVSPESSKKSSQKLKKPKHQDTDHLELKYPSVMQGQCLIAKGLKQKKVFGK, from the exons ATGGAAATGAAAGACATACGTTCCTCCAAACACGGAGAGTTAAATGGCGGCTTTGCTTCGCCAAAACATGACCATGCCAGAAGATCGTTCGACAAATATTTGGCAAGTGTTGATACGGACAATGCAAATGAACAAGTTTTAACTCAAGTTACAGATCTTCAGAAGCTTATCAAGGACATCAAG ACAAAAGAGACGACAAAAACGGATAACATTGAGAAACAGATTAACGAAGAATCCATGGAAATTGAAACTATACGACAGAG GCTTCAGTCTGTGACGAAATCAAAAGAGCAACCGAAAACAGACGACAGATTGAAGTTCCGAGAAAAATACATCATGTTCTGTGCGACCGAGAGAAAGCATATGTGCGAGTTACTTGGTAGTGCAGAGAAAACCTGTGAAATCTTAAAG GAATGTTATAATCATTGTGAGAAATTACATAAAAGCAATCGAGATAGTATGGTCAAAGATAATCTTATATCACAAAAACCA GATCCCAGGGAATCAGAAGATATATCACAACTACAGAAACAGTTTTCAGGGGAGACGTCAAAGTCTTTGCTACAA AAACTTCGAGACAACAGTTCACCTTCAAATCCcctatcaacaacatatagtgaTATAAAGAAACAATATGCAGAAACTGATATAAACGGAACGACTGACCTTTTTTTCGAAAAAGTCTTAGACATTTGCTGGACGATGGTTGCATACTGTCCGCCAATGAAATTTTGCTatgataaatgtattaaaaacgACTTTGAgcaaaaaatagatttaaatgaaaaagtgAGTCCAGAATCTTCAAAGAAATCATCTCAGAAGCTAAAGAAACCCAAGCATCAAGACACAGACCATCTTGAATTGAAATATCCATCTGTAATGCAGGGTCAATGCCTTATTGCAAAAGGACTTAAACAAAAGAAagtttttggaaaataa
- the LOC134700198 gene encoding uncharacterized protein LOC134700198 isoform X1: MDNAKSKATSPCRLVYSSTITEMEMKDIRSSKHGELNGGFASPKHDHARRSFDKYLASVDTDNANEQVLTQVTDLQKLIKDIKTKETTKTDNIEKQINEESMEIETIRQRLQSVTKSKEQPKTDDRLKFREKYIMFCATERKHMCELLGSAEKTCEILKECYNHCEKLHKSNRDSMVKDNLISQKPDPRESEDISQLQKQFSGETSKSLLQKLRDNSSPSNPLSTTYSDIKKQYAETDINGTTDLFFEKVLDICWTMVAYCPPMKFCYDKCIKNDFEQKIDLNEKVSPESSKKSSQKLKKPKHQDTDHLELKYPSVMQGQCLIAKGLKQKKVFGK; the protein is encoded by the exons ATGGATAATGCTAAGTCTAAGGCTACTAGTCCATGTAGATTAGTGTACAGTAGCACTAT AACAGAAATGGAAATGAAAGACATACGTTCCTCCAAACACGGAGAGTTAAATGGCGGCTTTGCTTCGCCAAAACATGACCATGCCAGAAGATCGTTCGACAAATATTTGGCAAGTGTTGATACGGACAATGCAAATGAACAAGTTTTAACTCAAGTTACAGATCTTCAGAAGCTTATCAAGGACATCAAG ACAAAAGAGACGACAAAAACGGATAACATTGAGAAACAGATTAACGAAGAATCCATGGAAATTGAAACTATACGACAGAG GCTTCAGTCTGTGACGAAATCAAAAGAGCAACCGAAAACAGACGACAGATTGAAGTTCCGAGAAAAATACATCATGTTCTGTGCGACCGAGAGAAAGCATATGTGCGAGTTACTTGGTAGTGCAGAGAAAACCTGTGAAATCTTAAAG GAATGTTATAATCATTGTGAGAAATTACATAAAAGCAATCGAGATAGTATGGTCAAAGATAATCTTATATCACAAAAACCA GATCCCAGGGAATCAGAAGATATATCACAACTACAGAAACAGTTTTCAGGGGAGACGTCAAAGTCTTTGCTACAA AAACTTCGAGACAACAGTTCACCTTCAAATCCcctatcaacaacatatagtgaTATAAAGAAACAATATGCAGAAACTGATATAAACGGAACGACTGACCTTTTTTTCGAAAAAGTCTTAGACATTTGCTGGACGATGGTTGCATACTGTCCGCCAATGAAATTTTGCTatgataaatgtattaaaaacgACTTTGAgcaaaaaatagatttaaatgaaaaagtgAGTCCAGAATCTTCAAAGAAATCATCTCAGAAGCTAAAGAAACCCAAGCATCAAGACACAGACCATCTTGAATTGAAATATCCATCTGTAATGCAGGGTCAATGCCTTATTGCAAAAGGACTTAAACAAAAGAAagtttttggaaaataa